In Mustela lutreola isolate mMusLut2 chromosome 1, mMusLut2.pri, whole genome shotgun sequence, one genomic interval encodes:
- the LOC131812776 gene encoding uncharacterized protein C2orf16-like, whose product MEQCSAMFLDMWTIEAVMENIRAVDPSRGAEENSHACRCLQGPPAGGSGLAADHRACSSWIGSSRGHSSCTGSSRVCSSSTGSSRGHSSWTGSSRACSSWTGSSRGHSSWTGSRMTHSLKSSNRVCNSWTGSSHRSHSPPWSSHRSHSPPWSSHTSHSPPWNPHRSHSWSRNRLAHSSTRACSSRRAHSSPHSRSHSPHSWSRSPHSWSRSPHSRSHSPHSWSHSPRNSHSSSWFWWVEGGSVWAAAGVFLGIRIGHCSQYKASRLPVDSEA is encoded by the exons ATGGAGCAGTGCAGTGCCATGTTCCTGGACATGTGGACCATCGAAGCAGTCATGGAGAACATCAGG GCTGTGGACCCCTCCAGAGGGGCCGAGGAGAACAGCCATGCATGTCGCTGTCTGCAGGGCCCTCCTGCAGGGGGATCTGGCCTTGCTGCTGATCA cagggcttgCAGCAGCTGGATTGGGAGCAGCAGGGGACACAGCAGCTGCactgggagcagcagggtttGCAGCAGCTcgactgggagcagcaggggacacagcagctggactgggagcagcagggcttgcagcagctggactgggagcagcaggggacacagcagctggactgggagcaggATGACCCACAGCCTGAAGAGCAGCAACAGGGTTTGCAacagctggactgggagcag ccacaggagccacagccccccttggagcagccacaggagccacagccccccttgGAGCTCCCACACGAGCCACAGCCCCCCTTGGAacccccacaggagccacagctgGAGCAGGAACAGGCTGGCACACAGCAGCACACGGGCTTGCAGCAGCAGACGGGCACACAGCAGCCCCCACAGCCGGAGCCACAGCCCCCACAGCTGGAGCCGCAGCCCCCACAGCTGGAGCCGCAGCCCCCACAGCCGGAGCCACAGCCCCCACAGCTGGAGCCACAGCCCCCGGAACAGCCACAGCAGCTCATGGTTCTGGTGGGTTGAGGGTGGATCAG TGTGGGCAGCGGCCGGAGTTTTCCTGGGAATCAGGATCGGTCACTGCAGTCAGTACAAAGCCTCCCGGCTGCCTGTTGACTCCGAGGCATGA
- the LOC131812839 gene encoding LOW QUALITY PROTEIN: foot protein 1 variant 1-like (The sequence of the model RefSeq protein was modified relative to this genomic sequence to represent the inferred CDS: inserted 2 bases in 1 codon; deleted 1 base in 1 codon): MDLDLQLVALVWRAGHFLEIPDLWGSLEVHGHSLRSCTGSKWGRSSWTGSSRVCSSWTGSSRGHSSWTGSSRVCNSWTGSSKACSSWTASSRGHSSWIDSRMTHSLKSSSRAYSSWTGSSHRSHSPPWSSHRSHSPPWSPHRSHSPPWSPHRSHSLPWSPHRSHSWSRNRLAHSSTRACSSTRAHSSWSHSPHSWSHSPHSWSHSPHSRSHSPQNSHSSSWFLWVEGGSGKGAGAEDSVQVWSLLGXGSPLYTCSGHLLGPLCCPFGLWLAREDFQGTSYVGSARLQKVFAHHGPLMRQWVHVLTWL, from the exons ATGGATTTAGATCTGCAATTAGTGGCTTTGGTATGGAGAGCTGGTCATTTCCTAGAGATCCCAGATCTGTGGGGGTCACTTGAGGTCCATGGACATAGCCTCAGATCTTGCACTGGCAGCAAATGGGGACgcagcagctggactgggagcagcagggtttgcagcagctggactgggagcagcaggggacacagcagctggactgggagcagcagggtttgcaacagctggactgggagcagcaaGGCTTGCAGCAGCTGGACTGCGAGCAGCAGGGGACACAGCAGCTGGATTGACAGCAGGATGACCCACAGCCTGAAGAGCAGCAGCAGGGCTTacagcagctggactgggagcagccacaggagccacagccccccttggagcagccacaggagccacagccccccttggagcccccacaggagccacagccccccttggagcccccacaggagccacagcctCCCTTGGagcccccacaggagccacagctgGAGCAGGAACAGGCTGGCACACAGCAGCACACGGGCTTGCAGCAGCACACGGGCAcacagcagctggagccacagcccCCATAGCTGGAGCCACAGCCCCCACAGCTGGAGCCACAGCCCCCACAGCCGGAGCCACAGCCCCCAGAACAGCCACAGCAGCTCATGGTTCTTGTGGGTTGAGGGTGGATCAGGT AAAGGAGCAGGTGCAGAGGACAGTGTTCAGGTGTGGAGCCTTCTGGG TGGGAGCCCTTTATACACCTGCTCAGG ACATCTCCTGGGCCCCCTCTGCTGTCCCTTTGGACTGTGGCTCGCACGGGAGGACTTCCAG GGGACCAGCTACGTGGGGTCTGCCAGGCTCCAGAAAGTGTTTGCCCACCACGGACCCCTCATGCGCCAGTGGGTGCACGTGCTCACGTGGCTCTAA
- the LOC131812909 gene encoding LOW QUALITY PROTEIN: uncharacterized protein LOC131812909 (The sequence of the model RefSeq protein was modified relative to this genomic sequence to represent the inferred CDS: deleted 1 base in 1 codon), whose amino-acid sequence MTHSLKSSNRVCNSWTGSSRVCNSWTGNSKVCSSWTESSRGHSSWTESSRVCSSRTGNSRVCSSWTGSRMTHSLKSSNRVCNSWTGSSHRSHSPPWSPHKSHNPPCNPHRSHSRPWSPRRSHSWSRNSLAHSSTRACSSRRAHSSRSRSPRSRSHSPRSRSHSPHSWSHSPRNSHSSSWFWWVEGGAGREAGAEDSAQVWGLLGREPFIHLPRVS is encoded by the exons ATGACCCACAGCCTGAAGAGCAGCAACAGGGTTTGCAacagctggactgggagcagcagggtttGCAACAGCTGGACTGGGAACAGCAAGGTTTGCAGCAGCTGGACTGAGAGCAGCAGGGGACACAGCAGCTGGACTGAGAGCAGCAGGGTTTGCAGCAGCAGGACTGGGAACAGCAGGGTTTGCAGCAGCTGGACTGGCAGCAGGATGACCCACAGCCTGAAGAGCAGCAACAGGGTTTGCAacagctggactgggagcagccacaggagccacagccccccttgGAGCCCCCACAAGAGCCACAACCCCCCTTGCAacccccacaggagccacagccgCCCTTGGAGCCCCCGCAGGAGCCACAGCTGGAGCAGGAacagcctggcacacagcagcacACGGGCTTGCAGCAGCAGACGGGCACACAGCAGCCGGAGCCGCAGCCCCCGCAGCCGGAGCCACAGCCCCCGCAGCCGGAGCCACAGCCCCCACAGCTGGAGCCACAGCCCCCGGAACAGCCACAGCAGCTCATGGTTCTGGTGGGTTGAGGGTGGAGCAGGT AGAGAAGCAGGTGCGGAGGACAGTGCTCAGGTGTGGGGCCTTCTGGGCCGGGAGCCCTTTATACACCTGCCCAGGGTCAGCTGA